A genomic region of Clostridia bacterium contains the following coding sequences:
- a CDS encoding PadR family transcriptional regulator, with protein MGKSISSDLIRGNIDTIILRVLSEGDNYGYGIIKSILKDSDGKYELKEPSLYTSLKRLESQKFIQSYWGNESQGGRRKYYKITKKGIQAYKVNLSEWRTAKELIGQLIEKKEEI; from the coding sequence ATGGGTAAAAGTATAAGCAGTGATTTAATTCGTGGTAATATAGATACCATAATTCTACGTGTTTTAAGTGAAGGGGATAATTATGGATATGGAATCATCAAGTCGATTTTGAAAGATAGCGATGGTAAATATGAATTAAAAGAGCCTTCATTGTACACAAGTTTGAAAAGGCTGGAATCCCAAAAATTTATCCAGTCATATTGGGGAAATGAAAGCCAGGGAGGTAGGCGTAAGTATTACAAAATTACAAAGAAGGGGATACAAGCTTATAAGGTAAATCTTTCGGAATGGAGAACAGCCAAGGAATTGATTGGACAGCTAATCGAAAAGAAGGAGGAGATTTAA